The genomic DNA TGGGGATGGGTGCATCGAGATCTTGCGTCTCGTACCGGCGGGAAAACGGGAGATGTCGGCGGATGCGTTCGTGCGCGGCAATCCGCTGCCCGTGGGAACCATTCTCTAGTCGGCAATCACTCCCGTTCGCCGAGCCCGCGAGTGGGGGCCCGGCGTTGTGATGGGACATCACGAGTGCGCCGCGGACTATTTCTTGACGACCCAGATGTTGCGATAGACGACCGGGTTGCCGTGCCCTTGCAGGTAAAGTGCATCGGGTTCAGGTCCTTCGGGGTGCCGACCAGGAGTTCCGTGGGGAAGTTCCAGGTCGTCGTGAATCACGACACCATTGTGTCGGATCGTGGCCCGAGCGTTCTTCGTTTTGTTGCCTTGATCGTCGTAGCGGGCAGCGGTGAAGTCGATGTCGTAGGTCTGCCATTGCAGCGGTGGGAAACACATGTTGACGTTCGGTTCGGCGATGCTGTAGATCCCGCCGCATTCGTTGTTTTTGCCGGCCAAGCCAAACGAATCGAGGACTTGCAATTCATAACGGCTTTGCATGTAGACGCCACTGTTGCCGCGAGCCTGTCCCCGCGCCTTAGGTTTGAACGGTGTGCGAAACTCCAAGTGCAGTGTGTGGTCGCCAAATTTTTCTTTACTGAAGCAATTCGCCGCCAACAAATCGCCCATCCGTTTGCCCCCTTCGAAGGCATCGGCCGACGAACCGTCGAACAGCACGACCGCGCCGGCAGGCGGTTCGGCACCCAAGGTGTCGCTTTCGCGTTGGACTTTGTAAAGTGTGCCTCGCAGGATTCCATCGGCCACCGTGATCACATTGAGTTCACCGTTGGAGATCTCGATCTTAAATAGGTCGTTGGTAAACACCGCGGTTTCACCTTCCATCTCGCCATCGATTTCGGCTTTGATGTCTTTGTGAGATCGTTCCGCATTGGGGAGCCCGTCGGCGTAGCTAACTAAGTGGAACTTGCCATCCCCCAGCGCAATCACCTGCACGCCAAACTTCACAGCGTCGGGGCCTGCGGTGCCTTCGTATTCACCTTGGATTTTGTAATCGATCGGGGCAGTTGCTGGATCCAGGTAGGTATCTTTGAGATCGATGTCTTCAGCGAAAGCGGAGGGGGACAGCAGCGCGACGGCAAGCGTTAGGGCAAAAATTCGTTTCATCAGGTACTCTAAACTATTCGGGTGGGGGGAAATGACCGGCGACTAGCATACCACTGGTGCTTGCGAAAAGAAACATTTCTGTCATTGCCGCTTGGCTTGAGGCGACATCGCAATCGTTATTCCTCGATTTTGACGCCTTCCGGGGGAGGGGCGGGGCATCGCATTGATCGCTTCAAGCCGATGTCCCATAATCTGCGGAGCCCGACGACCGCGGGCTGCCGTTCGCGATGCCGCGGCGTGGATGCAATGCTCCGCTGCCATCGTTGGATGAACACGCTGTAAATAAGAATCCCATCGAAGGAACGTGATACGATGTCTAGCTTTGCGACGGACGATTCCCCAAATGCTCAACCGCCGAAGTCGAAGAACGCGGTCAAGATTGTCATCGCCGTCGTCTTGATCGGACTTGGAATCGTTTGCTGTGGTTGTCTTGGGGTGATTGGGGTTTCCTGGATGGCCTACGGCGATTCGGTGGAAACCATCAAAGGGAACCGGATCGTCCAACAAAATTTGGGCGATGTGACATCTGCGGAAATCGATCTCCAGGCGACGGGAGAGCTCGCTGAAGGAGGAGGCCAACAGCGGCTCGTTTATCGGGTTGAAGGGACGACGGGAACGGGCAAGGTGATCGTGGCGACTGGGCCAGCAGGGCTTGAACTGAAGTCGCTGATTTTGGAGGACGGAACCGAGATCAATTTGCAGGTGGCTGACGAACGCATTCCGGTCGAATTCGAGATCGATAGCGGCGAGCTGCAGATCGACACGGGCGAAGTCGTGCCGCAGGAGTAGCCGGCGGAAGCGGAGTTTCCTGGTGGCGGAGGTCAATCGATCCAGTCGCGCGGGGTGAGTTCGAAGCGTTTCAGCTTTCGATCCAAGGTCGATCGTTCGATCCCCAAAATCGAAGCCGCTTTGCTTTTGTTGCCTTCGGTCGCGCGTAAGGTCTGCAAAATGTGATTGCGTTCGATATCCAACAACGATAATTCTTCGAACGCGCGGGGATCGCCTGGGGCCATCGTTGGATTGCCGGCGCTGTGGACATTCGACAACACCAAATCCTCAGCATCGATGGAAGACTTGTTGGACAACACGACGGCTCGTTCGATGACGTTCTTGAGTTCGCGAATGTTCCCCGGCCATGGATACTTCATCAAACGTTTCTCCGCCGCGACGGTAAAGCCTTCGATTTTTCGCCCCATCTGCTGACAAAAGCGTTTCAAAAAGTAGTTTGCCAATCGCAGGATGTCGCGGCCCCGCTGACGCAGCGGCGGGATCACGATTTCCAATACGTGCAATCGGAAGTAGAGATCGGCCCGAAATCGGCCGGCGCGGACCTCGGCTTCCAAGTCGCGATTGGTTGCGGAGACGACACGAACGTCGGCGCGAATCGAACGGTTTCCGCCGACGCGCTCAAACGGATGACCTTCTAGGACGCGAAGGAACTTTGCTTGGATTTCGGGACTCATCTCCCCGATTTCATCGAGCATTAAAGTTCCTCCATCTGCCGCTTCGAACTTCCCCAACTTACGTTCGGTGGCCCCGGTAAATGCCCCTTTTTCGTGCCCAAACAGTTCACTTTCCAGCAACGCTGGCGAGAGTGCGGCACAGTTGAGACACAGGAACGGTCCTTCGCTGCGGTTGCTTTGGTCGTGCAATGATTGCGCGACCAGTTCTTTGCCGACACCGCTTTCTCCGCGGATCAAGACCGTGGCCGATGTAGGGGCGGCACGGCGGATTGCTTCACCGATCGCTCGGATCTCGGGACTGTCGCCAACGATCTTCGATTCTTGCCCCAGTTGGTGCCGCAGTTCGTCGACCTTCTGCCGACTGCGATCCAACCGCGTGGCCAGCTTGGCCTGTCGCATCAGATTCTGAAACGCAAGTCCGAGATTCTCGGCGACCGCCAAAGCGAACTCTAAGTGTTCGGGTTCTAACGACGGTTCGTCGTCGCTCGAATAGAGATGGATCAACCCGATCGAGCGGTTCTCGACACGAATCGGAGCGCACAGCGTACTGGTCGTGCTGATCTCGCCTCGGCTGTCGGGACTGGCCAGCGCCGCATCGTCAGCGATGTTACGCGCGAGCACCGCTTCACCGTCGCGCAAAACCGTTTGGGCGACAAAATCGGGGACGCGATGGTAGCTGCGATGAAGCCGTTGGCGCGTGGCGATTAACACGAGGTCGTTGGGATTGTCGGAGATTTGTTTTGCCGATTCCGCTAAACGCATGACCGCGCCGGTGGCGACGCCGGTGTGTTGGATTAGGGTGTCGAGCGCCGATTCAGCGGCGGCGTCGATCGATTCGCAACGCGAAAGGTCAAAAGCGAACTGAAATAATTTTTGCGCCGCGCCGGCGTTTTGGTTCGGCTTGGGTTTACGAAGCCGCTGCTCCAGAAAGGGGGATTTTCGTTGCCGGTGAGTGATTTCGCCAGCATCGATCCCCTCGACGGTCTGCTGTTCTTCCAGCAAACCGCTGCCTTCGCTCGCACTGCCTCCGGCGGTGGGCGATTCGTGCTCGAACGCATCGGCGATTTCGTGAACGAAAACCATCTGACAGCCAGCAATTTCTAGCGTTTGGCCGGGCTGCAGGACCTGATCGCCGTGCACCGGTTGGGCGTCGATGCGGGTTCCGTTGCGACTTGCGTTGTCGCGGACGATCCAATCCCCCTGTTCGGCAAATAGCTCGGCGTGCTGACGACTGCACCGTTCGTGTCGGATCACGATATGGCTGCCCGATGACCTCCCAATGGTGGTCCGGCGACCTGGGGTTAGGCTGAACACGTCGGTCCAACGACTCCCCTCGCGAACCACCAAATAGGCCGGTGGCGCGGTTTCTGCGGAATTTGTAGCCTCAGACAAGCGATAACCCGCGGGCAAAAATGTTGTGTTCGTGGTGGTTTGTGACTATTTTACATGCTGGCGGCGCACGTAAGTCGGCAGTTTCCTTCGGGAAGCGTTTTTGACCTACATTTAAATAGCGTTCGCCGCTTGTCTCAGGAAGATTCTACCCACTTGGTATCGACGCGTCAGCGTTGGGAGTTCGTTTGATGAAATGTCCACAAGGTTTGCAGGTTCGTGTCCGTCATGCAATCTGCATTGCCAGCATGATCGTGATCGCAACGCCGTCCTTCGCCGGACAAGTTGGCGTGCGTCAGAACTCCGTCGGCGGTGTGATGGTGGATGCTGGCGGCGTGGTGCGTGCGGCGACACCGATGGAACAGCAGAAGTTGCTGCTCGATGTCCGTGCGAAAGTTCGTGCTGCTGACGGTGAAATGGCCAAGCCAGCCGATCTGCGGATGATCTCGCTGAAGGGATTGCAAGCGGCAATCGCCGAAGCGCTTGCCACCGGCGACGATTTGCCCGAAGAGATCCGTTACCTGGCAGGGCTGCAACGCATTGAATACGTCTTGGCCTACCCCGAACAAAATGACATCGTGATTGCGGGCCCCGCCGAACCATGGATCGTACGTGACGACGCGGCAGTGGTGGGGGCGATCAGCGGTCAACCAATGATGTTGATCGACGACTTGGTCACGGCGATGCAGAGTGTCGAAGCGGCGCGACAAGGTGGAATCAGTTGCTCGATCGAACCGACCGCCGAAGGGCATCAACGCTTGAATCGGTTGCTGTCCAAGGTGCAATTGCGAAATGGTCAAAACCCTAAATCGCTTGAACCTCAAATGAAGCAAGCGTTTGGCCCCCAGATGGTCAAGCTGAACGGTGTGCCGACGGACAGTCACTACGCCCGTATCTTGGTTGCCGCCGATTATCAGATGAAGCGGATTGCGATGGGACTTGAGTCGTCGCGGATCGCTGGCCTGCCCAGCTACCTGGAAATGGCGCGGGGATCGATCACGCAAAGCAACGCCAACCCGCGATGGTGGATGGCGTGCGATTACAATTCCCTGTCGCATTCGGACGACAAGCTCTCTTGGAAATTGTCGGGTCGTGGCGTCAAGACAATGACTGAAAACGATCTGATCGGTGCCAACGGCCAAGTGGTCGGTAATGCCAAAGCCGATCCGAAGGCTCAAAAGTGGGCCGATCTGATGACGGAACATTATGGCGAATTAAGCCAGCAGTTCCCTGTCTTCGGACAATTGCGGAACATGATCGATATGAGCGTCGTGGCGACGTTGATCGTTCAAGAGCGTTTGGACGAAACCGCTGGGGTGAACCTGGATCTGTTGATGGGACGCGGTAGCGAAGTTCCCGTCGCAGTCTACACCGCGCCAGCGGCGATCTCTCCCGAATGCAGCTTCCTGCGTGGACGTAAAGGATGGATCGTAACAACTTCTGGTGGCGTCGATATCAACGCGTTTGAGATCGTCGAAAACCAAGCCGCCGATGCAACCCTGGGCGCCGTCCACAGCAAGGCGTCTGCCGCCGCTGGCTCCACCTGGTGGTGGAACGGTTGATCCAACGCTTGGGTCGCTTTGGCGTCAATTAATAAAAAAACCGCTGTCGAAACCCGAAGGTCATCGACAGCGGCATGCGGGAATTTCTTGAAGTAGGCGCCTTGGATGCCAAACCGCGGTTCGGCATCGTTCGAAAGGCGGTGAATCCGAGCCTAGTTGCGTAGCAGTTCTTGGATTCCGTAGGTGAAGAAGGTTCCCAGTCCGAAGTTTAGAACTTCCTCTTCACACTTGTACTGCAGAACCAGGATGTCACCCGCTTGAATCAGCGGTCGCTGGCGAGGATCGTTGGTCGCTGCAGCCAGGTCCACTTCGATGACAACCTGTCCTTCGCATGGTGTCTTGCGAAGGATGTACAGTCGCCCTGGTGGTACGCCGCCGACGCTGCGGGCGTTCAATCCGCCTGCTCCCCCGCCGCCACCGCCAACTTGGCTGCCGACGCCGGTTCCGGCAATCGCCATCGCTCCGAGAACATCCAAGTCGTAGTCGCGAGGTAGTGGATGTTCTCCACCGGGCAGCAATCCGCCGGTGTAGAAGACCTCGCGATCACGTGATTCGATGTAGATGATGTCGCCACTCTTCAACAGCACGTCCTGGGGACGGATGTCAGGGATCACGCCCGGTGCAACTCGCAATGGAATACGAATCGCGGTGTCGTCTTCGGGAGGTGGTGGTGGGCACATGCATGGATTTTGGCATCGCTTCGCTTCGATATCGCGGTAGTACTGCGCGACCAATTCCATCCGTTTGCGTTTGTCTTCTTGACTCGCACGAAGGATCTTGACTTCGTTCTTTGCCGTCACACCGGGAAGTCCGCCGGTCTGCATCAGGGCGTGTAATACGTCATTTTGGTATGCGGGTAGCTTTACAATGCTGCCCGAAGCCCCTTGGAAGCTGCCACGCTGAACGCTGCTTCCGCTGTTGACCTCATTTTGTGTCAACGATTGGTCCTGACGGACGACAATTACATCGTAGGTTCGCTCTTTGATCAGAGTAACCACGGGGCGTGCCTTTTCATCCTGGAGGATATTGCCCTTGATGTAGGCTTGGCGTACGAGTTCGCGGACTTGGTCGATCGTCATTCCACGGACGTCGATTGGCTCGACTAACGGCAAGGAGATCGTGCCATCTTCCGCTACGGCAATCGGGAATCCGATCGAGGGTGGCAGAGTACTTTCGGCGTCGGGAAAGTGAACCGGTGGCAACTGAGGTGTCACATCGGGAGCGTTGAATGGCAACACGCCTTCGATATAGATTCCCAGCACGTCATCGGAATCAAGGATATAGTTCCGCGGCGCCTCCTGCGACAACAGCGAGATGTCGACGGGGACGAGGTTATTCTTTGGCGGAGCAAAAAATTGAGGTGGCAAGCGACGCGCTGGAATGCCGCTGATCGGCGACGTTAGGCTGGTGCAGCCGGTACACATCGCGATGCCTAGACACATGGTCCAAAGGATGCCAGCGGCAGCGGGCACGCGCTTTGCGGATTGGTTTCTGGTTTCAACATTCATCACAAAGACTCTTCGTTACGGCGTCTGCGGACTGGATCTGTTAGGATGCGCGTCGTCCGTTGATATGGCAACGGAGATGCTAGTTTTCCATAGCAGGATCGCACTTCGATCCTGCGGCAGCGAATCAACACACTAGAACGGTTTGGGACGATTTGTCCGTCCGCCGATTCCAGAACCGATCCGCGGCGATGACGTTTCGGGTTTGGCCGTCGACACCTTGGATGGCGTTTCGGACTGAACCTGGACATCGCCGACGATCGTTTCCCCGTCGCCCAGCAGACCTTCATAGCCGGTCAAAGGCGCGGGAGCGGGCTCGGCAACCGCAGTGGGTGCGGCCGCTGCGGGAATGGGCGATTCACCCAATCCGCATTGCACACAGGCTTCTGCCATCTGGCCGCTCATTTGAATCTGGCCATAGTTGCCTAGGCCATGCTCTTCGGCGGCGCGTGCCCCGTGAGGGTACCCGGCGAACCAAGCACTGACGCGTTGCTGCCCTTCGGGCGACTGGTACTTCCAACTCCAGTAGCTACGCGGCGGGAAGGCTGGTGTGCAGCCGTTGCCCCCATTGGCTACATCTTCATAACCTTGACGGAATCCGTCGCGGAAGTTGTAGATGTAGTCTTCATTCTGGAAACAGTGCTTGCGTTCATGCCAGGCACGAGCACTCCAAGCACTATTGCGATAACCCAACACGAACTCGTCGCAGCACTCGTTGTAGTCCAACGAATTGCTGAGTCCCGCAAATGCGGTGCAGCCTCCCGTGGACACAACCAGCATCGAAGCAGCGACAGAGCAGGCGACGCCTGCGATAATCGCTCGCAATCGAGACCGTCGCTTTTGAGTAAAACGTGTACGACAACTATCAATCGATGATCTAGGATCCGCCATGTTGGCCCCCCCGGCTACAACGGCAGTCAAATTTCCGCGTACGGCACCAATGCACCGAGACGCAACCCTTACAAAGCTATTCATCGCCCAACGGGTTGTGTTGGATTGAGAGATTTTTCCGGTGATGACGAATCATTTGGATAATCGTGCCGTGATCTCTCTGTGGATTGCAACGACCGCTTAGCCGTTGCGACCCGAATAATGCTTCCCCCAGTCTGTGTGGTGGTTGTGACTTGATCCGTGAACGATCATGCTGGACGGTGCTATTTTCCCGCGTTTGCCTTGTTGGGACTCGTGTGACCGTCCTTCAAACGGCCCGTTTTAAGAGTGTCTTTGGACGCTAGCAGTTTGCTTTTCGCCTTCGACTTCACCGCCTATTCCCCTTGATTTGCCGATGTCCGATGCTGTCCAACGGCCGACGTCCGAGAAGCTGGTCGCGTTATGGCGCCGGCTGTTAGCGGTCTTTGCCGTGCTGGTTCCGACATTCGCCGCTTGGGATTATGGTGGGATTCTTCCCTGGACCAAATGGGCGTTGGCGGTGACGACGGTCTGCTTGCTTATCGCGACGGTCCCCTTGTTATTGTTTCGCCAACCCAGTTCGCGATTGGTGTACGGCCTTCCGTTTTTAGCACTCACGATTTGGGCCTTCGCTGTCTTTCAGACCCTTCCGTTGCCGGCAACGGGGGTGTCCATGTTGGCACCCGCAAGTCACACCGCTTATACGCAGTGGGGCGTGGTAGGGGACCAAGTCGCCCCTGCCTCGATTCCGATCAGTATCGCCCCTTGGTATACTCGCCAATACTTGGTGTTGCCCGCCTGTTTCGCCGGCTTTGTCCTGATCGGAACCGTTCTGTTGCGCGGCGAAAAGGACGTGTTGATCCTCTTGACGCTAACGATGTTCAGCGGTGTCGCGATCAGCTATTTAGGTACGGCGGACAAAATCAACGCGAACCAGATTCGTGGTGAACTGGTGGCACCCTCGGACGCGTCGCTGCCCTTTGGTCCCTTCGTAAACCGCAACAATGCGGCTGGCTACCTGAATCTCTGTTTGGCGTGCAGCATCGGAGCCCTCGTCTATCGCCATCGCACCCGGCTCAAGGAACGCAAGAACGACGACCGGTATCGCGTTTCGGGGGATAGCCGCTGGGAGAAATTGGTCAGCCGGATCACGCGGTTTGGTCGCTTAACCGACAATCTGTCGGTCGTGATCGTTGTATTTGCAGTCGTCATTGCCAGTGGAATTTTCATCAGTGGTTCACGCGGTGGGATGTTGGCAACGTTGGCGGGGACGCTTGTGGTCGGTATGCGTTCGGTCAACCGCAGCCGAAAGTTTACGGCGCTGATTGCGATCTCGGTCGGGTTCGTCGGATTGGGGCTCTTGCTCGGTTCGATCGGCATGGTCTCTGCCGTGCAGGAGCGATTCGCCCAGACCTGGGGAGATGACGCCTTGCAGGACGGCCGGCTGGATCACTGGCAAGACAGCTTGGTTGCTTCATCCAATTACCTTCCCGCAGGCGCTGGTCTGGGCACCTACCGGTTCGCTTACATGCCGTTCCAACGCGTCGGTTCATCGGCTTGGTTTTTGAATGCCGATGGAATGCCGTTTGAATGGTTGCTCGAAGGGGGCCTGATCGTGGTGGGGCTTGTGATCGCGGGAATCGCGTGGACCTATCGATTGCTGTGGAACCTCGCCTTTTTTAAGAACACACCATCCGACGCCGCGATTGCGACGACGGCATGGTTTGCGGTTCCCAGCTTGTTGGTCTCGCAGTCGTTTGATTTTGGGATCCTCTTGCCTGCCAATACGCTCTTGGCCGCTTTGATCCTAGGCGCGGTCTGCGCTCTGGTGAAACCGGTTCCCAAGAGGAAGCAACGCTTGAAAGATACCAAGCCCGACCAGGCGGCTGGCGAATCCGAGCGACCGTCGCGTCGGCATCGATCACGGTCCGCAACGCAAGAATATCCGCCGATGCAATCCGAGGTTGCGTCGACCTCACGGCCATCTCGGCGGTTTGGCACCAAAGCAGTCGATTCTGCAGGCAGCAGCACGCACTCCGGATCCCGCGTCGTTCGTCATTTGGGGCCGCACGTGTCACGCAAATCGAAGCGTCCACAGAGGTCCAAGCGTCAACGTGCCATCGATCTGGCACTCGCATTGGTCTGCTGGGGCGGCTGTTTCGTCACCGCCGGGCTGGCCATCCCGCAGCAATATGAAGCGGCGGAGTCGGATCGGGTCGTGCGGCAACTGAACGCCTGGCGGCCGGACTTGCGGCACGCCAAGCGGAAGATCGATGCGATTGCCGACCGAACCCAGAAACTGGCCACCCGATATCCACGCAATCCCGACGTGCTGTTTGCCAACGCCCGGGCGATCTTGTTGCAGTGGCGTACGGCGACGATCGATCAAGCCGGCGACCTGGGGAGTCGCGAGGCGTTTGATCGTCGCTGGCAGCTAACCGACCCGTTGTTGCGACGCTTCCAATTTCATTCCTTGCAGGCTGCGTCGCCCGGCGAGTCGGTGGAATGGCAATCGGTCTTGCTGCCGGGCCAATCGAGCGAGCCCCTGTTGGCAGCCCGCGAACAAGCGCTCGCCGCGCTTCGTTTCTGCCCCTTAAACGATCAAATCTATTCATTGCTGCTGACGCTTGATTTTGTTGATCGCGGTTTCGTCGATAGCGAGCGGATGCTGAACCAACTGCATCGGTTGGGAATCCGACGGCCCGATACCCTGCAACGACTGGGAGTGTTGGCGGCGGTCTATCCTGGCGAAGATCTTGCGTTGACACTCTGGCGCGATGAATTGCAATTGGTGCCTGAACGGCTGGCAAACGTCTGGCGCATGATCCAACAATTGGGAATCGAAGCCGACCTTAACACCTTGGTGCCGGAAGATCCGGGAGCTTTGCTGACCGCCGCCGATTCGTTAACGACCGATCCGGCGACCCGCGAAGCTTTGTTGGCGCGGATCGACGTGATCATTCAACGCGAGGGACGGTCGTCGCTGAAGCAATTAACAACTTCCGATACGGTCGCCGACGGCACTGCGACCGCTTCGGTTTCCGCGTCGCATAAACCGTTGCGGCATCGCGTCGCCGACGACTCCCAGTGGCACTACTTCAACGCCCGCGTGGCCATGTTGCGTGGCGATTTCATTGCGGCGGAAGAGTCCTGCCGCGAGGCGGTACAAATGAGTCCTGGAGATATCGCTTGGCGCGAACAATACGCGCATCTGTTGCTGCGCAACGGCAAACAAAAAGAGGCGGTCGCACAGATCGAGCGCTGCCTGCTGCAGTCTTCCAACGATCGCCGGTATCTGACGCTGGCGGCCCAGTTTCGGGCGGCGGACGTTGCGCCCGAGACGGAACCATCGTCCCCCGACGCGCCTGTTCGCGTTGGCGGCAGTGTAGATGGGACGCCTTAGGAGACCATTGCTATGCTCGAATCGGCAGCTTCCACCATCCGAAGCGTTCGCCATCGGCCGTGGGCGAAACGACCAAGCATCGCGGCGGCCATCGACATCACCCAACAGGTCAACATCCACCACCACCAATGCAAAGGATTGCTGGAATAGGGTTTCCCGATCAGCCCCACCGTGACCCAAAGCACGGCAACGCTCACGCTGGCAAAAAGGACGAACCAGGTGTCGCCTGCACCACGCAGTGCCCCACCGATGACAATCTGTGCCGCATCAAAGATGCAGTAGACTGCGACAAACCGGAGCAGAACCCGCGCTAGCGCAATCGTCGGCGCGATCGCTTCCCCTTGATTGCCAGCGAGATACAGCGATAGCAACGTGTCGGGGATCAAGACGTAGGCGGTAGCCCAGGTTGCGGAGTAGCAAACGCCCAACAGGGCCGCGGAGATAGCTGCCCGCGCGGCCAACGACGGTCCCGATTCCGTTAAGTGCTTCCCGACCAAGACCGATGCGGCGATCGACACCCCGATCAAAGGAACAAACGCCATCATGTTGAAGTTGATCGCCATTGCGGTCGCGGCCAACGCTTCGGTTCCGACCTGTCCGATCTGCAATACGATCATTGCGAACCCGCCCGATTCGGCTTGATACTGAAGACCCGCAGGAACACCAAAATAGAGCAAACGGCGAAGCAAGGGGAAGTCGACAACGCGACCCGCAGCAATGCCAAAACGAACCGTGTCGGCGCGGCGATGCATCAGCACTAAATAGATGATCGCTTTGGTCCAGAACGAAATGCTGCTGGCGATCCCGGCGCCGACGATCCCGAGTTCGGGAAAACCGGCATAGCCGAAGATGAGCACGACGTCGAGCACCAGGTTCACGATCGACGCGGCGATGTTCACCCACATCACGATCGCAGTCCGTTCGGTCCCGCTGAAGAAGCCGGCAAGTGCCGATTCCAAGACGACAGCGCTGGCACCGACAAGCAACCACTGCAGATAGATCGATTCCAAATCGAGCAGTGATGGATCTTGCCCCGCGGCTACAAAGATCGATCGCGACAGCGGGATCAACATCCACAACAACGGGGAGATCGCGAGCGAAAACCAAATCGCTTGCCATATCAGACGACCGATCCGTTGGGGTTGGCCGCTGCCGGAATATTGGGCGACCATCGCGCTGGTCATCGAGACGATGCCGACGGGAAAACAGGTCAATGTCCAGAACAAATTGCCGCCAGCCATCGACGCGGCCATTTCGGGTTGGCCGTACCACAATAACATGGTTCGATCGGAGAACAGCGTCAGCGTGAGACAGCCCGTGCTGATCATCAACGGCAGGGCAACACGCAACACTTCGGCGATGCCCGCCGGCCGATTCCAGATATTCATGTAGGCATTCGAGAAGCCACGGCGGCGCACCCAATCCCCATCAGCAGCCCCGCGACGTGAGCGACATTTGCGATGGATTGGCCTCCCATCGATCCTTGGGGCAAGAGAATAAACATGAACATAAACACCAGCATCAGCATGACGGTGGATGGAGGGATCAGGTTCGGAAAACTAGGCTGCAAAATCGGCCGAATCCACAAATATCCAAACAGCCCGTAAACCGCCCCGGAGATCCCAATCACGTTCGGCGATCCGCCTAAACTGGCGGGGAAGATCGATTGCACGACAATCGCCGTGATTCCTGTTAAGAGAACCAAGACGGCCAAAGCCATCGGGCTTTGCAAGCGTTCGATCGCGCCTCCCAGAAAGAACAACGCCATCATATTAAAACCCAAATGCATCATGCTGCCATGCAGAAGGTTCGGCGTGAAGACACGCCATATCTGCCCCTTCTTAATCGAAGCCAGCGGGTCGCCTTCGGATTCGACGTAGTCTTGCACTCCGACAAAACGCAATTCTTGAAACAACTGGGCTCCAGCGTCATCGCGAACGCCTCGACTGCCCGGATCGGTGAGGAAAAACAACACGACACAGGTGACCACCAACGCGATTGTCAATCGTGGCTTTTGCGTCACGAAATTGCCCGAACCGGCCCACGCGGCACCGCCGACTTTGCGTTGTTGCTTCAGGCGGTCCTTGTTCTTCGCTTCCTGCTGCTTGCGAATCTCATCGGCTTGTTTGTAAACACGGTATTTTGCGTCGCCCGGTTGCTGACGAAACGCGTCCAATTCGGCCCGGGCTACGTTCAAACGATCCTCATCGTGAATCCAAACCGCCCATGCCACCGGATCCGTATTGGATTCTTCGGCCGTCGCCGAAATGCTGATCGTCAACAGGTAATCGCAGAATTGGGAAGCTTGTTCAGGGTTCGTGAATTCGCCGATCTTACGCATGAGA from Rosistilla carotiformis includes the following:
- a CDS encoding MATE family efflux transporter; this translates as MNIWNRPAGIAEVLRVALPLMISTGCLTLTLFSDRTMLLWYGQPEMAASMAGGNLFWTLTCFPVGIVSMTSAMVAQYSGSGQPQRIGRLIWQAIWFSLAISPLLWMLIPLSRSIFVAAGQDPSLLDLESIYLQWLLVGASAVVLESALAGFFSGTERTAIVMWVNIAASIVNLVLDVVLIFGYAGFPELGIVGAGIASSISFWTKAIIYLVLMHRRADTVRFGIAAGRVVDFPLLRRLLYFGVPAGLQYQAESGGFAMIVLQIGQVGTEALAATAMAINFNMMAFVPLIGVSIAASVLVGKHLTESGPSLAARAAISAALLGVCYSATWATAYVLIPDTLLSLYLAGNQGEAIAPTIALARVLLRFVAVYCIFDAAQIVIGGALRGAGDTWFVLFASVSVAVLWVTVGLIGKPYSSNPLHWWWWMLTCWVMSMAAAMLGRFAHGRWRTLRMVEAADSSIAMVS
- a CDS encoding rhomboid family intramembrane serine protease, encoding MRKIGEFTNPEQASQFCDYLLTISISATAEESNTDPVAWAVWIHDEDRLNVARAELDAFRQQPGDAKYRVYKQADEIRKQQEAKNKDRLKQQRKVGGAAWAGSGNFVTQKPRLTIALVVTCVVLFFLTDPGSRGVRDDAGAQLFQELRFVGVQDYVESEGDPLASIKKGQIWRVFTPNLLHGSMMHLGFNMMALFFLGGAIERLQSPMALAVLVLLTGITAIVVQSIFPASLGGSPNVIGISGAVYGLFGYLWIRPILQPSFPNLIPPSTVMLMLVFMFMFILLPQGSMGGQSIANVAHVAGLLMGIGCAAVASRMPT
- a CDS encoding O-antigen ligase family protein, with amino-acid sequence MSDAVQRPTSEKLVALWRRLLAVFAVLVPTFAAWDYGGILPWTKWALAVTTVCLLIATVPLLLFRQPSSRLVYGLPFLALTIWAFAVFQTLPLPATGVSMLAPASHTAYTQWGVVGDQVAPASIPISIAPWYTRQYLVLPACFAGFVLIGTVLLRGEKDVLILLTLTMFSGVAISYLGTADKINANQIRGELVAPSDASLPFGPFVNRNNAAGYLNLCLACSIGALVYRHRTRLKERKNDDRYRVSGDSRWEKLVSRITRFGRLTDNLSVVIVVFAVVIASGIFISGSRGGMLATLAGTLVVGMRSVNRSRKFTALIAISVGFVGLGLLLGSIGMVSAVQERFAQTWGDDALQDGRLDHWQDSLVASSNYLPAGAGLGTYRFAYMPFQRVGSSAWFLNADGMPFEWLLEGGLIVVGLVIAGIAWTYRLLWNLAFFKNTPSDAAIATTAWFAVPSLLVSQSFDFGILLPANTLLAALILGAVCALVKPVPKRKQRLKDTKPDQAAGESERPSRRHRSRSATQEYPPMQSEVASTSRPSRRFGTKAVDSAGSSTHSGSRVVRHLGPHVSRKSKRPQRSKRQRAIDLALALVCWGGCFVTAGLAIPQQYEAAESDRVVRQLNAWRPDLRHAKRKIDAIADRTQKLATRYPRNPDVLFANARAILLQWRTATIDQAGDLGSREAFDRRWQLTDPLLRRFQFHSLQAASPGESVEWQSVLLPGQSSEPLLAAREQALAALRFCPLNDQIYSLLLTLDFVDRGFVDSERMLNQLHRLGIRRPDTLQRLGVLAAVYPGEDLALTLWRDELQLVPERLANVWRMIQQLGIEADLNTLVPEDPGALLTAADSLTTDPATREALLARIDVIIQREGRSSLKQLTTSDTVADGTATASVSASHKPLRHRVADDSQWHYFNARVAMLRGDFIAAEESCREAVQMSPGDIAWREQYAHLLLRNGKQKEAVAQIERCLLQSSNDRRYLTLAAQFRAADVAPETEPSSPDAPVRVGGSVDGTP